A window of Nicotiana sylvestris unplaced genomic scaffold, ASM39365v2 Un00134, whole genome shotgun sequence genomic DNA:
TCATGTGCAACTTCCCTTGGAGTTTGGCATGCTCGTCTTGCTCATGCATCCTATCCTACAGTTTGTCATGCTTTACCAGCCACTGCTCTCACCTCATCAACGCATAAAAATACTAGTATATGTTCTACATGTGTTGTTAGTAAGAGCCACAAAATTCCTTTTAGTGAGTCTAGTTTTCAGGCCACAAGGCCTTTAGATTTGATATGTTTGGATGTTTGGGGCCCTGCTCCAGTAGTTTCACAGGATGGTTATCGTTATTATGTCATCTTTTTTGATCATTTTAGCAAATATACTTGGATTTATTTCTTTCGTTTTAAATCTGAAGTACTTTCAGTTTTTCATCAATTTCGTACCATTGTTGAAAAGTATTTTGGTCGCCCTATTAGATGTTTCCAAGCCGATTAGGGAGGTGAATTTCAAGCCTTAACGAATTATTTGTATGATAATGGAATTGTCCAACGTTCCTCTTGTCCTTCTACACCTGAACAAAATGGTTGTGCTGAAAGAAAGCATAGGCATATTGTTGAAACCGGTCATGCACTTTGCACCATGCCAATGTTCCCCATTACCTGTGGACAAATGCATTTGAAATTGCTGTTTATACTATTAATCGATTGCCAACTACCCATATAAAGAATCAATCACCATATCGTATTTTGTTTCATATGGATCCGGATTATTCTCTGTAGCGTATCTTTGGTTGCTTATGATTTCCTTGGCTTCGTCCTTATACAAAGGATAAACTTTCACCTCGATCTCACCCTTAAGTCTTTTTGGGGTACAGTAAATTGCACAAAGGGTACAAATTCCTTGACCTGGTTTCCTCCAAAGTTTATGTTTCTCGTCATGTAATTTTTGAGAGATCTGCATTTCCCTTTGCTTTACAGGATGGTGTGTTGCCTAAATCCTCAAACAAGGAAAACTCTCCTTCATTTATCGTTAATCTTCCTTATCAGTAGACCCCATCAACCCTTAACTCATCACAAGCAAACCCGCACAAACCCAAAATCCCTTGCCTCTGTTTTCTATCACGCAATGAGCACCTATGCCACCTGATAGTGTTGTTCATGGACAAAGTACTAGTATTGCCTCTTCATCTCCACTGGGCGTCCCTCTGTGTGAAGACTCATCCTCTTATAATATGTCTGATACATCAGCTGCTCCATCTAGACCTGGAAACTCCATTGTTCCACCCATGCATGGAATGGTTACAAGAGCACAAACAGGCTACTTGAAACCGAAGCGACCCTTTTCCTTTTTGGCAACTACATTAGTCTCACCTGAGCCCTCTTGCTATTCACAAGCTGCTAAGGATGTTAATTGGCATCGAGCTATGTCGGAAGAGTATAATGCTCTCATTCAAAATGGCACATGGCAACTAATTCCTCCTTCACCATCCCAAAATGTGATTGGTTGCAGGTGGGTGTGTAAAACAAAGTTGAAGGCAGATGAATCTTTGGATCGTTacaaagcacgacttgtggctaaGGGTTATCATCAACGTCCGGGAGTAGATTTTCTTGATACATGCCACCCAGTTATCATGTCTGCAACCATTCGGTTATTGCTATCGCTAGCTGTCACAAATCAGTGGCATACCACCCAGCTGGATATCTCCAATGCATTTCTTTATAGTCATCTCGACGAGATAGTTTATATGTCCCAGCCCCCCGGGTTCGTTGATCCTACTCGACCAGACCATGTATGTCTTCTCAAACGCTCTCTATATGGATTGAAACAGGCTCCCCGAATGTAGAATAGATGCCTCACTGATTCATTACTCTCACTGGGATTTTTGGGATCCAAAACTGATAGCTCCTTGTTTTTAAACCTACTGGTGACAAAAAACTATTTTGTttggtttatgttgatgatattttaATAATATGTTCAGATACAACTCTTGTAAAATCACTTGTAACTAA
This region includes:
- the LOC138884866 gene encoding uncharacterized mitochondrial protein AtMg00820-like, whose product is MPPDSVVHGQSTSIASSSPLGVPLCEDSSSYNMSDTSAAPSRPGNSIVPPMHGMVTRAQTGYLKPKRPFSFLATTLVSPEPSCYSQAAKDVNWHRAMSEEYNALIQNGTWQLIPPSPSQNVIGCRWVCKTKLKADESLDRYKARLVAKGYHQRPGVDFLDTCHPVIMSATIRLLLSLAVTNQWHTTQLDISNAFLYSHLDEIVYMSQPPGFVDPTRPDHFAVRDLGTPSYFLG